The following are encoded together in the Deinococcus multiflagellatus genome:
- a CDS encoding DUF7933 domain-containing protein, which translates to MRNNPSVLNTLAALALTLLSPAQAAGTPAGTVIENQATLEFTPEGGPPTSIPTPPVTTVVQPICAVSVVPSGTVAQPGQSLSLLPGEGATLRYTLTNAGNATNTVSLRAAVEAASQFTPGGLGIRTDSNGNGQLDDGDAAVQSVTLAADASATLFVPATTQSSNRGDAFVNLIASCATNTSGRPGETDDDNVGRIRLSEPPELTLTKTFRTTKSSTVQSLPSSAPQAQATPNATELRPGQETEVTLTARNIGAGASRPVTVSDFLNTPDMRDFVFISGSARVQGSGVLEYSADGTAWTGTETTPVAAIRVRTESLGPGETLTLTFRLRAPQDVTGTRRNVGLLRSGDIAVDAPADVTLRYTPAIALGPIGNPQALPGGELSEDDKQTKQVALIGQEVCFPHTVQNLGDRPDTITVTGRAVRGQATIRFTERDGTPITEPFRVPDLAPQATKDFNACYLIRSGNISSALEDLRIELRAQSSRGAPDNLTIDVVLSVAQNLLSPVKTGSAGSGLVAPGQEITYTLSFTNAQNFALNNVVIRDNLRNLRILDAGGNLIRTDALEFISADQGGVLEGDTVVWRFARLNPGEAVTLTLRARVPQSTPDGALVVNTFTVTSAEVPEPTESNPVQNGVFNQANLTMVKTSSPEQVAYGQTITYTFTVTNRSTTAALQTIRVQDTLPAGLVYIEGSSRLNGTPIVPAVSGRTYVWEIPGLAPGASAVITFDAEVTPEAGTQIRNSAIATAISNNGQTQTPISSAVNRIDPLIFGRNTADVVGYVFLDTNRNGIYDRGTDIPYQNARVVLAGGRIALTDAQGRYHFRNLVEGTQALRLDPNSVWAQNLSVPQDAGRPGSRLVYVRNLTSVDFPLAPDYGEIAVIRDTTLRVAAGLPLQTPQTLTIRKQVFAGEVAGEYRVQLILSSSADLNAVRIDDPLPAGAELIDGQNVLTYDILPGGERAVTYRFRWTGDPKGAVTDPTASWRY; encoded by the coding sequence GTGCGCAACAACCCTTCGGTGCTCAACACGCTCGCGGCGCTGGCGCTGACCCTGCTCAGCCCGGCGCAGGCGGCCGGCACCCCCGCCGGTACGGTGATTGAAAACCAGGCCACCCTGGAATTCACCCCCGAGGGCGGTCCGCCCACTTCGATTCCGACCCCGCCCGTCACGACCGTGGTGCAGCCGATCTGCGCCGTGAGCGTGGTGCCCAGCGGCACCGTGGCCCAGCCGGGCCAGAGCTTGAGCCTGCTGCCCGGTGAGGGCGCGACCCTGCGCTACACCCTGACCAACGCGGGCAACGCCACCAACACGGTCAGCCTGCGCGCCGCCGTGGAGGCTGCCTCGCAGTTCACCCCTGGCGGCCTGGGCATCCGCACCGACAGCAACGGCAACGGCCAGCTGGACGACGGCGACGCGGCCGTGCAGAGCGTGACCCTGGCGGCCGACGCCAGCGCCACCCTGTTTGTGCCCGCCACCACGCAGAGCAGCAACCGGGGCGACGCTTTCGTCAACCTGATCGCCAGCTGCGCCACGAACACCTCGGGGCGCCCGGGCGAGACCGACGACGACAACGTGGGCCGCATTCGCCTGAGCGAGCCGCCCGAACTGACGCTGACCAAGACGTTCCGCACCACGAAGTCCTCAACGGTGCAGTCGCTGCCTTCCTCCGCACCGCAGGCCCAGGCCACCCCCAACGCCACCGAGCTGCGCCCTGGCCAGGAGACCGAAGTCACCCTGACCGCCCGCAACATCGGCGCTGGGGCCTCACGTCCGGTCACGGTGAGCGACTTCCTGAACACGCCCGACATGCGCGACTTCGTGTTCATCAGTGGCAGCGCGCGCGTGCAGGGCAGCGGGGTGCTGGAATACAGCGCCGACGGCACGGCCTGGACCGGCACGGAAACCACCCCCGTGGCCGCCATCCGCGTGCGCACCGAGAGCCTGGGGCCCGGCGAGACGCTGACCCTGACCTTCCGCCTGCGCGCGCCGCAGGACGTCACCGGCACCCGGCGCAACGTGGGCCTGCTGCGCAGCGGCGACATCGCCGTGGACGCCCCGGCCGACGTGACCCTGCGCTACACCCCCGCCATCGCCCTGGGGCCCATTGGCAACCCGCAGGCGCTGCCGGGCGGCGAACTCAGCGAGGACGACAAGCAGACCAAGCAGGTGGCCCTGATCGGGCAGGAGGTGTGCTTCCCGCACACCGTGCAGAACCTGGGCGACCGCCCCGACACCATCACGGTCACCGGGCGCGCCGTGCGCGGGCAGGCCACCATCCGCTTTACCGAGCGCGACGGCACGCCCATCACCGAGCCCTTCCGGGTGCCGGACCTGGCCCCGCAGGCCACCAAGGACTTCAACGCCTGCTACCTGATCCGCAGTGGCAACATCAGCTCTGCGCTGGAGGACCTGCGCATTGAGCTGCGCGCCCAGAGCAGCCGCGGCGCCCCCGACAACCTGACCATTGACGTCGTGCTGAGCGTGGCCCAGAACCTGCTGAGCCCGGTCAAGACCGGCAGCGCGGGCAGCGGCCTGGTGGCCCCGGGGCAGGAGATCACCTACACCCTGAGCTTTACCAACGCCCAGAACTTCGCGCTGAACAATGTGGTGATCCGCGACAACCTGCGCAACCTGCGCATTCTGGACGCGGGCGGCAACCTGATCCGCACCGACGCGCTGGAATTCATCAGTGCTGACCAGGGCGGGGTGCTCGAAGGCGATACCGTGGTGTGGCGCTTTGCCCGCCTGAACCCCGGCGAGGCCGTGACCCTGACCCTGCGCGCCCGCGTGCCCCAGAGCACGCCCGACGGCGCCCTGGTCGTGAACACCTTCACGGTGACCAGCGCCGAGGTGCCCGAGCCCACCGAATCGAACCCCGTGCAAAACGGCGTGTTCAACCAGGCCAACCTCACGATGGTCAAGACCAGCAGCCCCGAGCAGGTCGCCTACGGCCAGACCATCACCTACACCTTCACGGTGACCAACCGCAGCACCACCGCCGCCCTGCAGACCATCCGCGTGCAGGACACCCTGCCGGCCGGCCTGGTGTACATCGAGGGCAGCAGCCGCCTGAACGGCACGCCGATTGTGCCGGCCGTCTCGGGCCGCACCTACGTCTGGGAGATTCCGGGCCTGGCCCCGGGCGCCAGCGCCGTGATCACCTTCGACGCCGAGGTGACGCCGGAGGCCGGCACCCAGATCCGCAACAGCGCCATCGCCACGGCCATCAGCAACAACGGCCAGACCCAGACGCCGATCAGCAGCGCCGTGAACCGCATTGATCCGCTGATCTTCGGGCGCAACACCGCCGACGTGGTGGGCTACGTGTTCCTGGACACCAACCGCAACGGCATCTATGACCGGGGCACTGACATTCCCTACCAGAACGCCCGCGTCGTGCTGGCCGGTGGCCGCATCGCGCTGACCGACGCCCAGGGCCGCTACCACTTCCGCAACCTCGTGGAGGGCACCCAGGCCCTGCGTCTGGACCCCAACTCGGTGTGGGCGCAGAACCTCTCGGTGCCCCAGGATGCGGGGCGCCCCGGCAGCCGCCTGGTGTACGTCCGCAACCTCACCAGCGTGGACTTCCCACTGGCCCCCGACTACGGCGAGATTGCCGTGATCCGCGACACCACCCTGCGCGTGGCGGCCGGGCTGCCGCTGCAGACCCCGCAGACCCTGACCATCCGCAAGCAGGTCTTTGCGGGCGAGGTGGCCGGCGAGTACCGCGTGCAGCTGATCCTGAGCAGCAGCGCCGACCTGAACGCCGTGCGCATTGACGATCCGCTGCCGGCTGGCGCCGAGCTGATTGACGGCCAGAACGTTCTGACCTACGACATCCTGCCGGGTGGCGAGCGAGCGGTGACCTACCGCTTCCGCTGGACCGGCGACCCCAAGGGCGCCGTCACCGACCCGACGGCGAGCTGGAGGTACTGA